A part of Haloarchaeobius sp. HME9146 genomic DNA contains:
- a CDS encoding tRNA-dihydrouridine synthase, whose translation MTRDMTAVEFTPRVALASLSGEADAEWARAGSEYAGLAFMGGIALDEDSRDAARKLVARDRNEFLPEDPFAFIDAQLTALADVPIQAAFNVRSATVGPVRKAAAVCADHEAILEVNAHCRQDELCAAGCGESLLRDTDRLCEYVSTAAETGATVSVKVRAEVPGVDLAETASRLESAGATMLHVDAMDSESVIRDVVDACDCVVVANNGVRNRETVHEYLDYGADAVSVGRPSDDPVVMERVRDATEAWFAARP comes from the coding sequence ATGACCAGGGACATGACTGCTGTCGAGTTCACCCCGCGCGTCGCACTCGCCAGCCTGAGTGGCGAGGCCGACGCCGAGTGGGCACGCGCCGGCAGCGAGTACGCGGGGCTGGCATTCATGGGCGGTATCGCACTGGACGAGGACTCCCGGGACGCCGCCCGGAAGCTCGTCGCGCGCGACCGGAACGAGTTCCTGCCCGAGGACCCGTTCGCGTTCATCGACGCCCAGCTCACGGCGCTCGCGGACGTCCCGATTCAGGCAGCATTCAACGTCCGGAGCGCGACGGTCGGCCCAGTTCGGAAGGCAGCGGCGGTCTGTGCCGACCACGAGGCGATTCTGGAGGTGAACGCCCACTGCCGGCAGGACGAACTCTGTGCGGCGGGCTGTGGCGAATCCCTGCTCCGAGACACCGACCGGCTCTGTGAGTACGTCAGCACTGCGGCCGAAACCGGCGCGACAGTCAGCGTGAAGGTTCGCGCAGAAGTCCCCGGCGTCGACCTCGCCGAGACCGCGAGCCGACTGGAGTCCGCGGGCGCGACGATGCTCCACGTCGACGCGATGGACTCCGAATCGGTGATCCGCGACGTGGTCGACGCCTGTGACTGCGTCGTCGTCGCGAACAACGGCGTCCGGAACCGCGAGACTGTCCACGAGTACCTCGACTACGGCGCGGACGCGGTCAGCGTCGGCCGGCCGAGCGACGACCCGGTCGTGATGGAACGGGTTCGGGACGCGACCGAGGCGTGGTTCGCGGCGCGGCCCTGA
- the cofD gene encoding 2-phospho-L-lactate transferase: MVTFLSGGTGTPKLLDGAAAAFSPDETTVIANTGDDIELGGLFICPDIDTLVFQGGGILDRERWWGIRGDTTRTHDALYDIANAMGLPEGPQFLPADQQTAGRDIARWRRFSGVAEFMEIGDRDRAVHITRTSLLDAGHTLSEVTKQLAEGFGLSIDILPMTDDPVASLIHTDDGMMHFQEFWVAHGAEPDIENVEFRGSSKADPAPGVLDALDDTVVIGPSNPVTSIGPMLSIPEFGQALSETTVVVVSPFLGDEVFSGPAAKLMEAVGGEPSTSGLSVAYPFADAFVVDESDDVSFDVPTEYTDIRIDDRQDAARVCQAVTRAIDAAE, encoded by the coding sequence ATGGTGACGTTCCTCTCCGGTGGCACCGGAACACCAAAGCTCCTAGACGGTGCCGCTGCCGCCTTCTCGCCGGACGAGACGACCGTTATCGCCAACACCGGGGACGACATCGAACTCGGCGGACTGTTCATCTGTCCCGATATCGACACGCTGGTGTTCCAGGGTGGTGGCATCCTCGACCGCGAGCGGTGGTGGGGGATCCGTGGCGACACGACACGAACGCACGACGCTCTCTACGACATCGCGAACGCGATGGGGCTGCCGGAGGGCCCACAGTTCCTTCCGGCGGACCAGCAGACGGCGGGCCGCGACATCGCCCGCTGGCGACGCTTCTCTGGCGTCGCCGAGTTCATGGAGATCGGCGACCGCGACCGCGCGGTCCACATCACACGGACCAGTCTGCTCGACGCTGGCCACACGCTCTCGGAGGTGACGAAACAGCTCGCGGAAGGGTTCGGCCTGAGCATCGATATCCTGCCCATGACCGACGACCCCGTCGCGAGCCTCATCCACACCGACGATGGCATGATGCACTTCCAGGAGTTCTGGGTCGCCCACGGGGCGGAACCCGACATCGAGAACGTCGAGTTCCGTGGCTCCTCGAAGGCCGACCCGGCACCCGGTGTCCTCGACGCACTGGACGATACCGTCGTCATCGGGCCCTCGAACCCGGTGACGAGTATCGGCCCGATGCTCTCGATTCCCGAGTTCGGGCAGGCCCTGAGCGAGACGACCGTCGTCGTCGTCTCGCCGTTCCTCGGTGACGAGGTGTTCTCCGGCCCGGCCGCGAAGCTGATGGAGGCCGTCGGTGGCGAACCGAGCACGTCCGGACTCAGTGTCGCGTATCCGTTCGCCGACGCGTTCGTCGTCGACGAGTCCGACGACGTCTCCTTCGACGTGCCGACCGAGTACACGGACATCCGCATCGACGACCGTCAGGACGCGGCCCGCGTCTGTCAGGCGGTCACCCGGGCCATCGACGCGGCCGAATGA
- the ligA gene encoding ATP-dependent DNA ligase LigA, whose protein sequence is MEFAAFAARAAEIEAEPADLETVSLVRDLFRDAGADLPVVARFVQGRVFPAWDERKLDVGPNTVYAAIARAAGQNVRSDDVEARLADLGEIGEVAASYDFGGQQGLAAFGAGGSEDLTVDSLYASFETLAATEGDGSQDTKLDLLFGLFNRSSPEEARFLARLVLSEMRIGVGEGAVRDAIAEAFDVPVEAVERAVQVTNDYGLVAETARDDGEAGLAEHRLTVGRPVQAMLAQAGTAADALDSWEEAAVETKFDGARVQVHWDGDSVSVFSRNMENVTAALPEVVEFVESACDAPTILDGEVVAIGDDGEPLPFQQVLRRFRRKHDVAKAREDVTVELRAFDCLHADGEDLLDAPLTERHDRLRSVLSSNVGDLTLTDDPETVAAVEAEALDAGHEGIMLKAPDSTYSPGKRGQNWLKRKPDVETLDCVVTGAEWGEGRRAELLGTFQLSVRVEDAGEFETIGKVATGITDEELADLTELLEPHVQSQDGQAVTVAPAVVFEVGYEEIQASPTYSSGYALRFPRFVAVRDDKEPADADSLSRVERLADAQ, encoded by the coding sequence ATGGAGTTCGCTGCCTTCGCCGCCCGCGCGGCCGAGATAGAAGCAGAGCCGGCGGACCTGGAGACCGTCTCCCTCGTCCGCGACCTGTTCCGGGACGCCGGGGCGGACCTGCCGGTCGTGGCGCGCTTCGTCCAGGGCCGGGTGTTCCCGGCGTGGGACGAACGGAAACTCGACGTGGGACCGAACACGGTGTACGCCGCCATCGCACGTGCCGCGGGGCAGAACGTGCGTTCGGACGACGTCGAGGCGCGCCTCGCAGACCTCGGTGAGATCGGGGAGGTCGCCGCCAGCTACGACTTCGGCGGGCAGCAAGGACTCGCCGCGTTTGGTGCCGGCGGGAGCGAGGACCTCACCGTCGACTCGCTCTATGCCTCGTTCGAGACACTCGCCGCCACCGAGGGCGACGGCAGCCAGGACACGAAACTGGACCTGTTGTTCGGGCTATTCAATCGGTCCAGCCCGGAGGAGGCACGCTTCCTCGCGCGCCTCGTCCTCTCCGAGATGCGAATCGGGGTCGGCGAAGGCGCGGTGCGAGACGCCATCGCCGAGGCGTTCGACGTGCCGGTCGAGGCGGTCGAGCGAGCCGTCCAGGTGACCAACGACTACGGCCTCGTGGCGGAGACCGCCCGCGACGATGGCGAGGCCGGACTGGCCGAGCATCGGCTGACCGTCGGGCGGCCGGTCCAGGCGATGCTCGCACAGGCGGGGACCGCCGCTGACGCCCTCGATTCCTGGGAAGAGGCCGCAGTCGAGACGAAGTTCGACGGTGCCCGGGTCCAGGTACACTGGGACGGCGACTCGGTCTCGGTGTTCTCGCGCAACATGGAGAACGTGACCGCGGCGCTCCCCGAGGTGGTCGAGTTCGTCGAATCCGCCTGCGACGCCCCAACCATCCTCGACGGCGAGGTGGTCGCCATCGGCGACGACGGAGAGCCGCTCCCGTTCCAGCAGGTGCTCCGCCGGTTCCGCCGGAAGCACGACGTGGCGAAGGCCCGTGAGGACGTGACCGTCGAACTCCGAGCGTTCGACTGCCTGCACGCCGACGGCGAGGACCTGCTCGACGCGCCGCTGACCGAGCGACACGACCGTCTCCGGTCGGTTCTCAGCTCGAACGTCGGTGACCTGACGCTGACCGACGACCCCGAGACGGTCGCAGCCGTCGAGGCCGAGGCGCTCGACGCGGGGCACGAGGGCATCATGCTGAAGGCTCCGGACTCGACCTACAGTCCGGGCAAGCGTGGGCAGAACTGGCTGAAACGGAAGCCCGACGTGGAGACGCTCGATTGCGTCGTCACCGGTGCGGAATGGGGTGAGGGCCGTCGCGCTGAACTGCTGGGGACGTTCCAGCTCTCGGTCCGAGTCGAGGACGCCGGCGAGTTCGAGACCATCGGCAAGGTCGCCACCGGCATCACCGACGAAGAGCTCGCAGACCTGACCGAACTGCTCGAACCCCACGTCCAGTCCCAGGACGGACAGGCCGTCACGGTCGCCCCCGCCGTCGTCTTCGAGGTCGGCTACGAAGAGATACAAGCGTCACCGACGTACTCGTCCGGGTACGCGCTCCGGTTCCCCCGCTTCGTCGCGGTTCGGGACGACAAGGAACCCGCCGACGCCGATTCGCTCTCGCGGGTCGAACGACTCGCCGACGCGCAGTGA
- a CDS encoding winged helix-turn-helix domain-containing protein, with the protein MSAHQSFDPPLTQALAYPARVAILGILVERHDERLGASEVATEADLSPSTFHDHRDALIGLGLMEKHDGEGYPSYSLADTEQTAILRELNTVLSRLYAEQEDFSASVEEFVE; encoded by the coding sequence ATGTCTGCGCATCAGTCGTTCGACCCACCGCTGACCCAGGCGCTCGCCTATCCCGCGAGGGTGGCGATACTGGGAATCCTCGTCGAGCGTCACGACGAGCGACTCGGGGCGAGCGAGGTGGCGACCGAAGCCGACCTCTCGCCGAGTACGTTCCACGACCACCGTGACGCGCTCATCGGCCTCGGCCTGATGGAGAAACACGACGGTGAAGGGTACCCGTCGTACTCGCTCGCCGACACCGAACAGACGGCGATTCTCCGCGAGTTGAACACGGTTTTGAGCCGGCTTTACGCGGAACAAGAGGATTTCTCGGCGTCGGTCGAGGAGTTCGTCGAGTGA
- a CDS encoding CHAT domain-containing protein, giving the protein MALEYRQTTDPCGIEVLDSIAQVSIHASTSNSEFRSGPTNVPFQDFIDETIELETWYIELSTDLLLYVFDEDMELLRRRIGKEQFSLPFDTYVITFPTPLKIYLLFTGAPEIKGGNGETRIELDEARPVVLGFRSNHTEPNTTVRTTNRPEDLARAISALGGSFSTNSPNRTWSGLRDHPPRLELGSELSIPDGIERPTTDIDILVPPRYGALFTAAPLTHYLSARLRTGDRPAILAGDERLDLGVDQPLEDDLIQVQRQMFFLDCVVRSIGLYKHDPILDEATLSRLPFDLEWAYDATLADRLNAYLSVEYTDIEPHMPRIPMVAHLPARPESVRVLPHVLHRLGVVRPARASPTSPESSTISAFTRGTGSRDSPTVGATTSQTEPHVELSPPDDAITQAWFGPGIPTNASKATWTSLEHGSGTGLEKDSIEVAVVCNDESMLPEHDLLDELYHKDLGIDRHISCFSDLSRGELAGLLTDEQYDLLHFVGHATRGGLHCRDGVLDAGRLSSVGLDLFVLNACETYHQAKALVDGGAVAGVATHTRVTNRDATTIGRNVSRLLSEGFSMSAAVEQATMHLDSQSQYLVVGDGLARYSTRENVTPTVLTVNLCDEDEAALSVQTYLWETNKLASVSVNYVYDEAGTEIEWSESMLDPGETSAYTLERDRLPEVVMDFGDSEAGPPLRFDGQLHWPDSETDIERLLERHRDH; this is encoded by the coding sequence ATGGCACTGGAGTATCGGCAGACGACGGACCCGTGTGGTATCGAGGTGCTCGATTCGATAGCGCAGGTCAGCATTCACGCCTCGACGTCCAACAGCGAGTTCCGTAGTGGGCCGACGAACGTCCCGTTTCAGGACTTCATCGACGAGACCATCGAGTTAGAGACATGGTACATCGAGCTCTCCACCGATCTGTTGCTCTACGTGTTCGACGAGGACATGGAACTCCTGCGACGGCGTATCGGGAAGGAGCAGTTCTCCCTCCCGTTCGACACGTACGTTATAACCTTCCCGACGCCGTTGAAAATCTACCTCCTGTTCACGGGGGCTCCCGAAATCAAGGGTGGCAACGGCGAGACTCGAATCGAGCTCGACGAGGCACGACCGGTCGTGTTGGGGTTCCGTTCCAACCACACGGAACCCAACACGACGGTTCGAACGACCAACCGACCGGAGGACCTCGCTCGGGCGATAAGCGCGCTCGGTGGGTCGTTTTCGACCAACTCACCGAACCGGACCTGGTCCGGTCTCCGTGATCACCCGCCCCGACTCGAACTCGGGTCGGAACTGTCGATTCCAGATGGTATCGAGAGGCCGACGACCGATATCGATATCCTCGTCCCACCGCGTTATGGGGCACTGTTCACCGCGGCCCCACTCACCCACTACCTCTCAGCGAGGCTTCGAACCGGAGACCGACCGGCGATACTCGCAGGTGACGAACGTCTCGACCTGGGGGTCGACCAGCCACTGGAGGACGACCTGATACAGGTGCAGCGGCAGATGTTCTTTCTGGACTGCGTTGTCCGGTCTATCGGTCTCTATAAGCACGACCCCATACTCGACGAAGCGACACTTTCTCGGCTGCCCTTCGACCTAGAGTGGGCCTACGATGCGACGCTTGCCGACCGCCTCAACGCGTACCTGTCGGTCGAATACACAGATATCGAACCGCATATGCCCCGGATACCGATGGTCGCACACCTGCCAGCGCGACCGGAGTCGGTGAGGGTACTCCCGCACGTGTTACACCGACTCGGGGTGGTTCGACCCGCCCGTGCCAGCCCGACGAGTCCGGAGTCATCGACCATCTCAGCGTTCACCCGTGGCACTGGGTCACGGGACAGTCCTACGGTGGGGGCGACGACCAGCCAAACCGAACCACACGTCGAACTGTCGCCGCCCGACGATGCGATAACCCAGGCATGGTTCGGCCCAGGGATTCCGACGAACGCGAGCAAGGCGACGTGGACCAGTCTGGAACACGGCTCCGGCACGGGGCTCGAGAAGGACTCCATCGAGGTCGCAGTCGTCTGTAACGACGAGTCGATGCTGCCGGAGCACGACCTCCTGGACGAGTTATATCACAAAGACCTCGGTATCGACCGACACATCAGCTGCTTCTCGGATCTGTCTCGGGGGGAACTGGCGGGGCTACTCACCGACGAACAGTACGACCTGCTGCATTTCGTGGGCCACGCGACTCGAGGTGGGCTTCACTGTCGAGATGGCGTGCTCGATGCAGGTAGACTCTCGTCGGTCGGGTTAGACCTGTTCGTCCTGAATGCCTGCGAGACCTACCATCAGGCGAAGGCGCTCGTCGATGGCGGCGCTGTTGCCGGGGTCGCGACCCACACGCGGGTCACTAACCGGGACGCGACCACCATCGGACGGAACGTCTCTCGGCTGCTTAGCGAGGGGTTCTCGATGAGTGCAGCCGTCGAACAGGCGACGATGCACCTGGACAGCCAATCCCAGTATCTCGTGGTCGGTGACGGCCTTGCACGGTACTCGACCCGGGAGAACGTCACTCCGACGGTGCTGACGGTGAACTTGTGCGACGAGGATGAGGCGGCTCTCTCGGTGCAGACGTACCTCTGGGAGACGAACAAGTTGGCCAGCGTCTCGGTGAACTACGTGTACGACGAGGCCGGGACGGAGATAGAGTGGTCCGAGTCGATGCTCGACCCTGGGGAGACGTCTGCGTACACGCTCGAACGGGACCGGCTCCCGGAGGTGGTGATGGACTTCGGGGATTCGGAGGCAGGGCCACCACTCCGGTTCGATGGGCAGCTCCACTGGCCGGACTCTGAAACCGACATCGAACGGTTGTTGGAACGACATCGCGACCACTGA
- a CDS encoding MBL fold metallo-hydrolase: MTIRHDGLLVDWLGYATTRIEAPDGTVVYLDPGRYGVLSGEWEPPGGQDLPHPKPQDEYPKDGDVVCITHDHHYDSDAVTRVADSDAKLVVYEAVDASNIDRDVEPVEELPYEVVRVDDEAHVSAAGVDVWSVPAYNESDGPHAKPDGSVPHPEGFGCGFKLAIGGTSVFWPGDSDALDGFAELDVSLFLANIGGTVVSDRHEAADLAEAMDPDLVLPVHYNTIDILTTDSGEFAKDVARRGVPVVLDER; the protein is encoded by the coding sequence ATGACGATTCGACACGACGGCCTACTCGTCGACTGGCTCGGGTACGCGACCACGCGCATCGAGGCCCCGGACGGAACCGTAGTCTACCTCGACCCCGGACGGTACGGTGTGCTCTCCGGGGAGTGGGAACCGCCGGGTGGCCAGGACCTTCCACATCCCAAACCGCAGGACGAGTACCCGAAGGACGGCGACGTGGTCTGTATCACCCACGACCATCACTACGATTCCGACGCCGTCACGCGAGTCGCCGACAGCGACGCGAAACTGGTCGTCTACGAGGCGGTCGACGCCAGCAACATCGACCGGGACGTCGAACCGGTCGAGGAGCTGCCGTACGAGGTGGTCCGTGTGGACGACGAGGCACACGTGAGTGCGGCCGGGGTAGATGTCTGGTCGGTCCCGGCGTACAACGAGTCGGATGGCCCCCACGCGAAGCCGGACGGGAGCGTCCCACATCCGGAAGGGTTCGGGTGTGGGTTCAAGCTCGCCATCGGCGGAACCTCGGTGTTCTGGCCGGGTGACTCCGACGCGCTGGACGGGTTCGCCGAACTGGACGTGTCGCTGTTCCTCGCGAACATCGGCGGGACGGTCGTCTCCGACCGCCACGAGGCCGCGGACCTGGCCGAGGCGATGGACCCCGACCTGGTCCTGCCGGTCCACTACAACACCATCGACATCCTCACCACGGATTCGGGCGAGTTCGCAAAAGACGTGGCACGCCGGGGTGTCCCGGTCGTGCTGGACGAACGGTAG
- a CDS encoding zinc ribbon domain-containing protein, with product MDSGSPRDDGTAAPPFCSRCGSRLGADARFCPQCGTRVPALDEHETGRATTSREADGTSRAHADQSRQDDTRGRDRRPRDRREQADSANQRRDPPDSRYRRGADRTLRERVDARLIEGWEIEEDLGDRVVLVDRSYGSAGMHVLVALTTIWWTSGLGNAAYAAYKYYADAERLVLTRRDGPEGTVVTESHEGSRSKGTAAVVAGLILGFLGLMLFLPLLFGLALVFEEVALVVLVGAMLIGGAVAASRAASSEHSFTDFGRTKDVTERVVYDPDLPCTACLSPIEAGVERRYSDQFLVLGVPVKTYETGTNHYCRSCADGETDTEIPQEETAADSADEDAATAPSDDGGFEFEHDF from the coding sequence ATGGACTCCGGCAGTCCCCGCGACGACGGCACGGCAGCGCCGCCGTTCTGTTCCCGGTGCGGGTCTCGCCTCGGGGCGGACGCACGGTTCTGCCCCCAGTGTGGCACACGCGTGCCAGCCCTCGACGAACACGAGACGGGTCGCGCCACCACCTCCCGGGAGGCCGATGGTACCTCCCGAGCGCACGCTGACCAGTCCCGACAAGACGACACTCGGGGACGAGACCGACGACCCCGTGACCGGCGAGAGCAAGCGGACTCGGCGAACCAGCGACGAGACCCGCCGGACAGCCGGTACAGACGCGGTGCCGACCGGACGCTTCGCGAGCGCGTCGACGCCCGGCTCATCGAGGGCTGGGAGATCGAGGAGGATCTCGGCGATCGGGTTGTGCTCGTCGACCGGTCATACGGGAGCGCCGGGATGCACGTCCTCGTCGCCCTGACGACCATCTGGTGGACGTCGGGCCTCGGTAACGCCGCCTACGCCGCCTACAAGTACTACGCCGACGCCGAACGACTCGTGCTGACCCGTCGGGACGGCCCGGAGGGGACGGTCGTAACCGAGTCACACGAGGGGTCGCGCTCGAAGGGGACAGCAGCCGTGGTCGCTGGGCTCATCCTCGGCTTCCTCGGCCTCATGCTGTTCTTGCCCCTGCTGTTCGGGCTGGCGCTGGTGTTCGAGGAGGTGGCGCTGGTGGTGCTCGTCGGCGCGATGCTCATCGGCGGCGCGGTCGCCGCGTCCAGGGCGGCCAGCTCGGAGCACTCGTTTACCGACTTCGGCCGGACGAAGGACGTGACAGAGCGCGTCGTCTACGACCCCGACCTGCCCTGTACCGCGTGCCTCTCGCCTATCGAGGCCGGTGTCGAGCGACGCTACAGCGACCAGTTCCTCGTGTTGGGTGTCCCCGTCAAGACCTACGAGACGGGGACGAACCACTACTGTCGGTCCTGTGCTGACGGGGAGACCGACACGGAGATTCCGCAAGAGGAGACGGCGGCGGACTCGGCGGACGAAGACGCTGCGACCGCACCGTCCGACGACGGCGGCTTCGAGTTCGAACACGACTTCTGA
- a CDS encoding DNA topoisomerase IV subunit A has product MSTDTDAQARQKLIDLAAEFYDQFEGGQIPTMTLPTRTKSNIIYDEDKNVWVYGDRTSSRSANSVRGARKLLKAVYTIDFLAQQLDEDRSSTLRELYYLSESWDNEEAQFNGQDESNKLVEDLEIVSEVKREDFHMRPEESGATLIGPLKIREQTRRGEREIHCQKDVGEGGYQIPNNPDTVEFLDHDIDFVMCVETGGMRDRLVENGFDEDYNALVVHLKGQPARATRRITKRLHDELDLPVVVFTDGDPWSYRIFGSVAYGSIKSAHLSEYLATPEARYVGIRPQDIVEYDLPTDPLSDSDINALESELDDPRFQSDFWTEQIELQLDIGKKAEQQALAARGLDFVTDTYLPERLDEMGII; this is encoded by the coding sequence ATGAGCACCGACACAGACGCCCAAGCACGGCAGAAACTCATCGACCTCGCCGCAGAGTTCTACGACCAGTTCGAGGGAGGCCAGATTCCCACGATGACCCTCCCGACCCGGACGAAGTCCAACATCATCTACGACGAGGACAAGAACGTCTGGGTGTACGGCGACCGGACCTCCTCGCGCTCGGCCAACTCGGTCCGGGGCGCGCGAAAGCTCCTGAAGGCCGTCTACACCATCGACTTCCTCGCCCAGCAGCTCGACGAGGACCGCTCGTCCACCCTGCGTGAGCTGTACTACCTCTCCGAGTCCTGGGACAACGAGGAGGCGCAGTTCAACGGGCAGGACGAGTCGAACAAGCTCGTCGAGGACCTAGAGATCGTCAGCGAGGTCAAGCGCGAGGACTTCCACATGCGCCCGGAGGAGTCGGGTGCGACACTGATCGGCCCGCTGAAGATTCGCGAGCAGACCCGCCGCGGCGAACGCGAGATCCACTGCCAGAAGGACGTCGGCGAGGGCGGCTACCAGATTCCGAACAACCCCGACACGGTCGAGTTCCTCGACCACGACATCGACTTCGTCATGTGCGTCGAGACCGGTGGTATGCGCGACCGGCTCGTCGAGAACGGGTTCGACGAGGACTACAACGCCCTCGTCGTCCACCTCAAGGGTCAGCCCGCCCGAGCGACCCGCCGCATCACCAAACGACTCCACGACGAACTCGACCTCCCGGTCGTGGTGTTCACTGACGGTGACCCGTGGTCGTACCGCATCTTCGGGTCGGTCGCCTACGGCTCCATCAAGTCCGCACACCTCTCGGAGTACCTCGCGACGCCGGAGGCCCGCTACGTCGGCATCCGCCCACAGGACATCGTCGAGTACGACCTGCCGACGGACCCGCTCTCGGACTCGGACATCAACGCCCTGGAGTCAGAGCTGGACGACCCGCGCTTCCAGTCCGACTTCTGGACCGAGCAGATCGAGCTCCAGCTCGACATCGGGAAGAAGGCAGAACAGCAGGCACTCGCCGCTCGCGGTCTCGACTTCGTGACCGACACCTACCTGCCAGAGCGGCTGGACGAGATGGGAATCATCTGA